The Benincasa hispida cultivar B227 chromosome 11, ASM972705v1, whole genome shotgun sequence genome has a segment encoding these proteins:
- the LOC120091957 gene encoding protein REVEILLE 8 isoform X4 — protein MNSNASNPNPSMATSTAADSSGKKVRKPYTITKSRESWTEEEHDKFLEALQLFDRDWKKIEDFVGSKTVIQIRSHAQKYFLKVQKNGTIAHVPPPRPKRKASHPYPQKASKNASMGYPSSVNTLTPGYSPWDDASIMINPSLSKIMQPQDEFTNFHRSETDIASEGTPMISSSSLNGMGSPDMGKQGKQAPMLHGIPDFAEVYGFIGSVFDPDSKEHVNKLKEMDPINFETVLLLMRNLSFNLSSPDFEPLRTVLSTYDVNTKTVAVTAGMPTKKHADDISC, from the exons ATGAACTCCAACGCTTCGAATCCAAATCCTTCTATGGCGACTTCCACTGCTGCTGATTCCTCCGGCAAGAAGGTTCGCAAGCCCTACACCATTACCAAGTCTAGAGAGAGCTGGACTGAAGAAGAGCACGATAAATTCCTCGAAGCTCTTCAGCT GTTTGATCGTGACTGGAAGAAAATTGAAGATTTTGTAGGTTCAAAGACAGTTATTCAG ATTCGGAGTCACGCCCAAAAGTACTTTTTGAAAGTCCAAAAAAATGGAACGATAGCACACGTACCTCCCCCACGCCCAAAACGCAAGGCTTCACATCCTTATCCACAAAAGGCATCAAAAAATG CATCAATGGGTTATCCTTCTTCAGTTAATACCCTAACACCTGGATATTCTCCTTGGGACGATGCGTCGATAATGATTAACCCTTCTTTGAGCAAAATCATGCAACCACAAGATGAATTTACAAATTTTCACAGATCTGAAA CTGATATTGCATCGGAAGGGACACCAATGATCAGTAGTAGCAGCCTCAATGGTATGGGAAGCCCTGATATGGGAAAGCAGGGAAAACAAGCTCCTATGCTTCACG GTATACCAGATTTTGCTGAAGTTTATGGCTTCATTGGTAGCGTTTTTGACCCAGACAGTAAAGAACATGTGAATAAACTCAAGGAGATGGATCCTATCAACTTCGAAACA GTTTTGTTGTTGATGCGAAACCTCAGTTTTAATTTGTCCAGCCCTGACTTTGAACCACTC AGAACTGTGTTGTCAACCTATGATGTCAATACAAAAACAGTAGCAGTCACTGCAGGAATGCCTACAAAGAAGCATGCTGATGATATATCCTGTTGA
- the LOC120091957 gene encoding protein REVEILLE 8 isoform X9, whose product MFVTCNFLRNFVYFLSGLKKSPINSLKLFSCSKTVIQSMLQIRSHAQKYFLKVQKNGTIAHVPPPRPKRKASHPYPQKASKNVLLPLQASMGYPSSVNTLTPGYSPWDDASIMINPSLSKIMQPQDEFTNFHRSETDIASEGTPMISSSSLNGMGSPDMGKQGKQAPMLHGIPDFAEVYGFIGSVFDPDSKEHVNKLKEMDPINFETVLLLMRNLSFNLSSPDFEPLRTVLSTYDVNTKTVAVTAGMPTKKHADDISC is encoded by the exons ATGTTTGTTACTTGCAATTTTCTAAGAAATTTCGTCTACTTTCTCTCTGGACTGAAGAAGAGCCCGATAAATTCCTTGAAGCTCTTCAGCT GTTCAAAGACAGTTATTCAG TCGATGCTGCAGATTCGGAGTCACGCCCAAAAGTACTTTTTGAAAGTCCAAAAAAATGGAACGATAGCACACGTACCTCCCCCACGCCCAAAACGCAAGGCTTCACATCCTTATCCACAAAAGGCATCAAAAAATG TTTTGTTACCGTTGCAAGCATCAATGGGTTATCCTTCTTCAGTTAATACCCTAACACCTGGATATTCTCCTTGGGACGATGCGTCGATAATGATTAACCCTTCTTTGAGCAAAATCATGCAACCACAAGATGAATTTACAAATTTTCACAGATCTGAAA CTGATATTGCATCGGAAGGGACACCAATGATCAGTAGTAGCAGCCTCAATGGTATGGGAAGCCCTGATATGGGAAAGCAGGGAAAACAAGCTCCTATGCTTCACG GTATACCAGATTTTGCTGAAGTTTATGGCTTCATTGGTAGCGTTTTTGACCCAGACAGTAAAGAACATGTGAATAAACTCAAGGAGATGGATCCTATCAACTTCGAAACA GTTTTGTTGTTGATGCGAAACCTCAGTTTTAATTTGTCCAGCCCTGACTTTGAACCACTC AGAACTGTGTTGTCAACCTATGATGTCAATACAAAAACAGTAGCAGTCACTGCAGGAATGCCTACAAAGAAGCATGCTGATGATATATCCTGTTGA
- the LOC120091957 gene encoding protein REVEILLE 8 isoform X5: MNSNASNPNPSMATSTAADSSGKKVRKPYTITKSRESWTEEEHDKFLEALQLFDRDWKKIEDFVGSKTVIQSMLQIRSHAQKYFLKVQKNGTIAHVPPPRPKRKASHPYPQKASKNVNTLTPGYSPWDDASIMINPSLSKIMQPQDEFTNFHRSETDIASEGTPMISSSSLNGMGSPDMGKQGKQAPMLHGIPDFAEVYGFIGSVFDPDSKEHVNKLKEMDPINFETVLLLMRNLSFNLSSPDFEPLRTVLSTYDVNTKTVAVTAGMPTKKHADDISC, translated from the exons ATGAACTCCAACGCTTCGAATCCAAATCCTTCTATGGCGACTTCCACTGCTGCTGATTCCTCCGGCAAGAAGGTTCGCAAGCCCTACACCATTACCAAGTCTAGAGAGAGCTGGACTGAAGAAGAGCACGATAAATTCCTCGAAGCTCTTCAGCT GTTTGATCGTGACTGGAAGAAAATTGAAGATTTTGTAGGTTCAAAGACAGTTATTCAG TCGATGCTGCAGATTCGGAGTCACGCCCAAAAGTACTTTTTGAAAGTCCAAAAAAATGGAACGATAGCACACGTACCTCCCCCACGCCCAAAACGCAAGGCTTCACATCCTTATCCACAAAAGGCATCAAAAAATG TTAATACCCTAACACCTGGATATTCTCCTTGGGACGATGCGTCGATAATGATTAACCCTTCTTTGAGCAAAATCATGCAACCACAAGATGAATTTACAAATTTTCACAGATCTGAAA CTGATATTGCATCGGAAGGGACACCAATGATCAGTAGTAGCAGCCTCAATGGTATGGGAAGCCCTGATATGGGAAAGCAGGGAAAACAAGCTCCTATGCTTCACG GTATACCAGATTTTGCTGAAGTTTATGGCTTCATTGGTAGCGTTTTTGACCCAGACAGTAAAGAACATGTGAATAAACTCAAGGAGATGGATCCTATCAACTTCGAAACA GTTTTGTTGTTGATGCGAAACCTCAGTTTTAATTTGTCCAGCCCTGACTTTGAACCACTC AGAACTGTGTTGTCAACCTATGATGTCAATACAAAAACAGTAGCAGTCACTGCAGGAATGCCTACAAAGAAGCATGCTGATGATATATCCTGTTGA
- the LOC120091957 gene encoding protein REVEILLE 8 isoform X6 produces MNSNASNPNPSMATSTAADSSGKKVRKPYTITKSRESWTEEEHDKFLEALQLFDRDWKKIEDFVGSKTVIQSMLQIRSHAQKYFLKVQKNGTIAHVPPPRPKRKASHPYPQKASKNVLLPLQASMGYPSSVNTLTPGYSPWDDASIMINPSLSKIMQPQDEFTNFHRSETDIASEGTPMISSSSLNGMGSPDMGKQGKQAPMLHGIPDFAEVYGFIGSVFDPDSKEHVNKLKEMDPINFETVLLLMRNLSFNLSSPDFEPLENILKALVDTQFWN; encoded by the exons ATGAACTCCAACGCTTCGAATCCAAATCCTTCTATGGCGACTTCCACTGCTGCTGATTCCTCCGGCAAGAAGGTTCGCAAGCCCTACACCATTACCAAGTCTAGAGAGAGCTGGACTGAAGAAGAGCACGATAAATTCCTCGAAGCTCTTCAGCT GTTTGATCGTGACTGGAAGAAAATTGAAGATTTTGTAGGTTCAAAGACAGTTATTCAG TCGATGCTGCAGATTCGGAGTCACGCCCAAAAGTACTTTTTGAAAGTCCAAAAAAATGGAACGATAGCACACGTACCTCCCCCACGCCCAAAACGCAAGGCTTCACATCCTTATCCACAAAAGGCATCAAAAAATG TTTTGTTACCGTTGCAAGCATCAATGGGTTATCCTTCTTCAGTTAATACCCTAACACCTGGATATTCTCCTTGGGACGATGCGTCGATAATGATTAACCCTTCTTTGAGCAAAATCATGCAACCACAAGATGAATTTACAAATTTTCACAGATCTGAAA CTGATATTGCATCGGAAGGGACACCAATGATCAGTAGTAGCAGCCTCAATGGTATGGGAAGCCCTGATATGGGAAAGCAGGGAAAACAAGCTCCTATGCTTCACG GTATACCAGATTTTGCTGAAGTTTATGGCTTCATTGGTAGCGTTTTTGACCCAGACAGTAAAGAACATGTGAATAAACTCAAGGAGATGGATCCTATCAACTTCGAAACA GTTTTGTTGTTGATGCGAAACCTCAGTTTTAATTTGTCCAGCCCTGACTTTGAACCACTC GAAAACATTCTGAAGGCTCTGGTTGATACTCAGTTTTGGAATTGA
- the LOC120090792 gene encoding uncharacterized mitochondrial protein AtMg00240-like, whose protein sequence is MSDLKAAPLPSIMNKQLSLNSDTPLTDPLLYRSTIGALQYLTNTRPDITFMVNQLSQFLKCFTDTHWAAVKRLIRYLSGTKHYGFCIQPNSDLSISAFSNVDWAANVDDRKSIAAYCVFIGGTLVS, encoded by the coding sequence ATGTCGGATCTCAAGGCTGCTCCTTTACCAAGCATAATGAATAAACAGTTGTCTCTTAACAGCGACACTCCTCTTACCGATCCCTTATTGTATCGTAGTACCATCGGGGCCCTTCAATATCTCACAAACACTCGACCGGACATCACATTCATGGTAAACCAACTTAGTCAGTTTCTGAAATGTTTTACCGATACTCATTGGGCTGCTGTAAAACGACTCATTCGCTATCTTAGCGGCACCAAGCATTATGGCTTCTGTATTCAACCAAACTCTGATCTGTCCATTTCAGCATTTTCTAATGTTGACTGGGCAGCAAATGTAGATGACCGAAAATCCATCGCTGCTTATTGTGTTTTTATTGGTGGCACACTTGTATCTTAG
- the LOC120091957 gene encoding protein REVEILLE 8 isoform X8 — translation MNSNASNPNPSMATSTAADSSGKKVRKPYTITKSRESWTEEEHDKFLEALQLFDRDWKKIEDFVGSKTVIQSMLQIRSHAQKYFLKVQKNGTIAHVPPPRPKRKASHPYPQKASKNVLLPLQASMGYPSSVNTLTPGYSPWDDASIMINPSLSKIMQPQDEFTNFHRSETDIASEGTPMISSSSLNGMGSPDMGKQGKQAPMLHGIPDFAEVYGFIGSVFDPDSKEHVNKLKEMDPINFETVLLLMRNLSFNLSSPDFEPLVASCCCLT, via the exons ATGAACTCCAACGCTTCGAATCCAAATCCTTCTATGGCGACTTCCACTGCTGCTGATTCCTCCGGCAAGAAGGTTCGCAAGCCCTACACCATTACCAAGTCTAGAGAGAGCTGGACTGAAGAAGAGCACGATAAATTCCTCGAAGCTCTTCAGCT GTTTGATCGTGACTGGAAGAAAATTGAAGATTTTGTAGGTTCAAAGACAGTTATTCAG TCGATGCTGCAGATTCGGAGTCACGCCCAAAAGTACTTTTTGAAAGTCCAAAAAAATGGAACGATAGCACACGTACCTCCCCCACGCCCAAAACGCAAGGCTTCACATCCTTATCCACAAAAGGCATCAAAAAATG TTTTGTTACCGTTGCAAGCATCAATGGGTTATCCTTCTTCAGTTAATACCCTAACACCTGGATATTCTCCTTGGGACGATGCGTCGATAATGATTAACCCTTCTTTGAGCAAAATCATGCAACCACAAGATGAATTTACAAATTTTCACAGATCTGAAA CTGATATTGCATCGGAAGGGACACCAATGATCAGTAGTAGCAGCCTCAATGGTATGGGAAGCCCTGATATGGGAAAGCAGGGAAAACAAGCTCCTATGCTTCACG GTATACCAGATTTTGCTGAAGTTTATGGCTTCATTGGTAGCGTTTTTGACCCAGACAGTAAAGAACATGTGAATAAACTCAAGGAGATGGATCCTATCAACTTCGAAACA GTTTTGTTGTTGATGCGAAACCTCAGTTTTAATTTGTCCAGCCCTGACTTTGAACCACTC GTTGCAAGCTGCTGCTGTTTAACATAG
- the LOC120091957 gene encoding protein REVEILLE 8 isoform X2, which translates to MNSNASNPNPSMATSTAADSSGKKVRKPYTITKSRESWTEEEHDKFLEALQLFDRDWKKIEDFVGSKTVIQIRSHAQKYFLKVQKNGTIAHVPPPRPKRKASHPYPQKASKNVLLPLQASMGYPSSVNTLTPGYSPWDDASIMINPSLSKIMQPQDEFTNFHRSETDIASEGTPMISSSSLNGMGSPDMGKQGKQAPMLHGIPDFAEVYGFIGSVFDPDSKEHVNKLKEMDPINFETVLLLMRNLSFNLSSPDFEPLRTVLSTYDVNTKTVAVTAGMPTKKHADDISC; encoded by the exons ATGAACTCCAACGCTTCGAATCCAAATCCTTCTATGGCGACTTCCACTGCTGCTGATTCCTCCGGCAAGAAGGTTCGCAAGCCCTACACCATTACCAAGTCTAGAGAGAGCTGGACTGAAGAAGAGCACGATAAATTCCTCGAAGCTCTTCAGCT GTTTGATCGTGACTGGAAGAAAATTGAAGATTTTGTAGGTTCAAAGACAGTTATTCAG ATTCGGAGTCACGCCCAAAAGTACTTTTTGAAAGTCCAAAAAAATGGAACGATAGCACACGTACCTCCCCCACGCCCAAAACGCAAGGCTTCACATCCTTATCCACAAAAGGCATCAAAAAATG TTTTGTTACCGTTGCAAGCATCAATGGGTTATCCTTCTTCAGTTAATACCCTAACACCTGGATATTCTCCTTGGGACGATGCGTCGATAATGATTAACCCTTCTTTGAGCAAAATCATGCAACCACAAGATGAATTTACAAATTTTCACAGATCTGAAA CTGATATTGCATCGGAAGGGACACCAATGATCAGTAGTAGCAGCCTCAATGGTATGGGAAGCCCTGATATGGGAAAGCAGGGAAAACAAGCTCCTATGCTTCACG GTATACCAGATTTTGCTGAAGTTTATGGCTTCATTGGTAGCGTTTTTGACCCAGACAGTAAAGAACATGTGAATAAACTCAAGGAGATGGATCCTATCAACTTCGAAACA GTTTTGTTGTTGATGCGAAACCTCAGTTTTAATTTGTCCAGCCCTGACTTTGAACCACTC AGAACTGTGTTGTCAACCTATGATGTCAATACAAAAACAGTAGCAGTCACTGCAGGAATGCCTACAAAGAAGCATGCTGATGATATATCCTGTTGA
- the LOC120091957 gene encoding protein REVEILLE 8 isoform X7 gives MNSNASNPNPSMATSTAADSSGKKVRKPYTITKSRESWTEEEHDKFLEALQLFDRDWKKIEDFVGSKTVIQIRSHAQKYFLKVQKNGTIAHVPPPRPKRKASHPYPQKASKNVNTLTPGYSPWDDASIMINPSLSKIMQPQDEFTNFHRSETDIASEGTPMISSSSLNGMGSPDMGKQGKQAPMLHGIPDFAEVYGFIGSVFDPDSKEHVNKLKEMDPINFETVLLLMRNLSFNLSSPDFEPLRTVLSTYDVNTKTVAVTAGMPTKKHADDISC, from the exons ATGAACTCCAACGCTTCGAATCCAAATCCTTCTATGGCGACTTCCACTGCTGCTGATTCCTCCGGCAAGAAGGTTCGCAAGCCCTACACCATTACCAAGTCTAGAGAGAGCTGGACTGAAGAAGAGCACGATAAATTCCTCGAAGCTCTTCAGCT GTTTGATCGTGACTGGAAGAAAATTGAAGATTTTGTAGGTTCAAAGACAGTTATTCAG ATTCGGAGTCACGCCCAAAAGTACTTTTTGAAAGTCCAAAAAAATGGAACGATAGCACACGTACCTCCCCCACGCCCAAAACGCAAGGCTTCACATCCTTATCCACAAAAGGCATCAAAAAATG TTAATACCCTAACACCTGGATATTCTCCTTGGGACGATGCGTCGATAATGATTAACCCTTCTTTGAGCAAAATCATGCAACCACAAGATGAATTTACAAATTTTCACAGATCTGAAA CTGATATTGCATCGGAAGGGACACCAATGATCAGTAGTAGCAGCCTCAATGGTATGGGAAGCCCTGATATGGGAAAGCAGGGAAAACAAGCTCCTATGCTTCACG GTATACCAGATTTTGCTGAAGTTTATGGCTTCATTGGTAGCGTTTTTGACCCAGACAGTAAAGAACATGTGAATAAACTCAAGGAGATGGATCCTATCAACTTCGAAACA GTTTTGTTGTTGATGCGAAACCTCAGTTTTAATTTGTCCAGCCCTGACTTTGAACCACTC AGAACTGTGTTGTCAACCTATGATGTCAATACAAAAACAGTAGCAGTCACTGCAGGAATGCCTACAAAGAAGCATGCTGATGATATATCCTGTTGA
- the LOC120091957 gene encoding protein REVEILLE 8 isoform X10 produces MFVTCNFLRNFVYFLSGLKKSPINSLKLFSCSKTVIQIRSHAQKYFLKVQKNGTIAHVPPPRPKRKASHPYPQKASKNVLLPLQASMGYPSSVNTLTPGYSPWDDASIMINPSLSKIMQPQDEFTNFHRSETDIASEGTPMISSSSLNGMGSPDMGKQGKQAPMLHGIPDFAEVYGFIGSVFDPDSKEHVNKLKEMDPINFETVLLLMRNLSFNLSSPDFEPLRTVLSTYDVNTKTVAVTAGMPTKKHADDISC; encoded by the exons ATGTTTGTTACTTGCAATTTTCTAAGAAATTTCGTCTACTTTCTCTCTGGACTGAAGAAGAGCCCGATAAATTCCTTGAAGCTCTTCAGCT GTTCAAAGACAGTTATTCAG ATTCGGAGTCACGCCCAAAAGTACTTTTTGAAAGTCCAAAAAAATGGAACGATAGCACACGTACCTCCCCCACGCCCAAAACGCAAGGCTTCACATCCTTATCCACAAAAGGCATCAAAAAATG TTTTGTTACCGTTGCAAGCATCAATGGGTTATCCTTCTTCAGTTAATACCCTAACACCTGGATATTCTCCTTGGGACGATGCGTCGATAATGATTAACCCTTCTTTGAGCAAAATCATGCAACCACAAGATGAATTTACAAATTTTCACAGATCTGAAA CTGATATTGCATCGGAAGGGACACCAATGATCAGTAGTAGCAGCCTCAATGGTATGGGAAGCCCTGATATGGGAAAGCAGGGAAAACAAGCTCCTATGCTTCACG GTATACCAGATTTTGCTGAAGTTTATGGCTTCATTGGTAGCGTTTTTGACCCAGACAGTAAAGAACATGTGAATAAACTCAAGGAGATGGATCCTATCAACTTCGAAACA GTTTTGTTGTTGATGCGAAACCTCAGTTTTAATTTGTCCAGCCCTGACTTTGAACCACTC AGAACTGTGTTGTCAACCTATGATGTCAATACAAAAACAGTAGCAGTCACTGCAGGAATGCCTACAAAGAAGCATGCTGATGATATATCCTGTTGA
- the LOC120091957 gene encoding protein REVEILLE 8 isoform X1 has product MNSNASNPNPSMATSTAADSSGKKVRKPYTITKSRESWTEEEHDKFLEALQLFDRDWKKIEDFVGSKTVIQSMLQIRSHAQKYFLKVQKNGTIAHVPPPRPKRKASHPYPQKASKNVLLPLQASMGYPSSVNTLTPGYSPWDDASIMINPSLSKIMQPQDEFTNFHRSETDIASEGTPMISSSSLNGMGSPDMGKQGKQAPMLHGIPDFAEVYGFIGSVFDPDSKEHVNKLKEMDPINFETVLLLMRNLSFNLSSPDFEPLRTVLSTYDVNTKTVAVTAGMPTKKHADDISC; this is encoded by the exons ATGAACTCCAACGCTTCGAATCCAAATCCTTCTATGGCGACTTCCACTGCTGCTGATTCCTCCGGCAAGAAGGTTCGCAAGCCCTACACCATTACCAAGTCTAGAGAGAGCTGGACTGAAGAAGAGCACGATAAATTCCTCGAAGCTCTTCAGCT GTTTGATCGTGACTGGAAGAAAATTGAAGATTTTGTAGGTTCAAAGACAGTTATTCAG TCGATGCTGCAGATTCGGAGTCACGCCCAAAAGTACTTTTTGAAAGTCCAAAAAAATGGAACGATAGCACACGTACCTCCCCCACGCCCAAAACGCAAGGCTTCACATCCTTATCCACAAAAGGCATCAAAAAATG TTTTGTTACCGTTGCAAGCATCAATGGGTTATCCTTCTTCAGTTAATACCCTAACACCTGGATATTCTCCTTGGGACGATGCGTCGATAATGATTAACCCTTCTTTGAGCAAAATCATGCAACCACAAGATGAATTTACAAATTTTCACAGATCTGAAA CTGATATTGCATCGGAAGGGACACCAATGATCAGTAGTAGCAGCCTCAATGGTATGGGAAGCCCTGATATGGGAAAGCAGGGAAAACAAGCTCCTATGCTTCACG GTATACCAGATTTTGCTGAAGTTTATGGCTTCATTGGTAGCGTTTTTGACCCAGACAGTAAAGAACATGTGAATAAACTCAAGGAGATGGATCCTATCAACTTCGAAACA GTTTTGTTGTTGATGCGAAACCTCAGTTTTAATTTGTCCAGCCCTGACTTTGAACCACTC AGAACTGTGTTGTCAACCTATGATGTCAATACAAAAACAGTAGCAGTCACTGCAGGAATGCCTACAAAGAAGCATGCTGATGATATATCCTGTTGA
- the LOC120091957 gene encoding protein REVEILLE 8 isoform X3: protein MNSNASNPNPSMATSTAADSSGKKVRKPYTITKSRESWTEEEHDKFLEALQLFDRDWKKIEDFVGSKTVIQSMLQIRSHAQKYFLKVQKNGTIAHVPPPRPKRKASHPYPQKASKNASMGYPSSVNTLTPGYSPWDDASIMINPSLSKIMQPQDEFTNFHRSETDIASEGTPMISSSSLNGMGSPDMGKQGKQAPMLHGIPDFAEVYGFIGSVFDPDSKEHVNKLKEMDPINFETVLLLMRNLSFNLSSPDFEPLRTVLSTYDVNTKTVAVTAGMPTKKHADDISC, encoded by the exons ATGAACTCCAACGCTTCGAATCCAAATCCTTCTATGGCGACTTCCACTGCTGCTGATTCCTCCGGCAAGAAGGTTCGCAAGCCCTACACCATTACCAAGTCTAGAGAGAGCTGGACTGAAGAAGAGCACGATAAATTCCTCGAAGCTCTTCAGCT GTTTGATCGTGACTGGAAGAAAATTGAAGATTTTGTAGGTTCAAAGACAGTTATTCAG TCGATGCTGCAGATTCGGAGTCACGCCCAAAAGTACTTTTTGAAAGTCCAAAAAAATGGAACGATAGCACACGTACCTCCCCCACGCCCAAAACGCAAGGCTTCACATCCTTATCCACAAAAGGCATCAAAAAATG CATCAATGGGTTATCCTTCTTCAGTTAATACCCTAACACCTGGATATTCTCCTTGGGACGATGCGTCGATAATGATTAACCCTTCTTTGAGCAAAATCATGCAACCACAAGATGAATTTACAAATTTTCACAGATCTGAAA CTGATATTGCATCGGAAGGGACACCAATGATCAGTAGTAGCAGCCTCAATGGTATGGGAAGCCCTGATATGGGAAAGCAGGGAAAACAAGCTCCTATGCTTCACG GTATACCAGATTTTGCTGAAGTTTATGGCTTCATTGGTAGCGTTTTTGACCCAGACAGTAAAGAACATGTGAATAAACTCAAGGAGATGGATCCTATCAACTTCGAAACA GTTTTGTTGTTGATGCGAAACCTCAGTTTTAATTTGTCCAGCCCTGACTTTGAACCACTC AGAACTGTGTTGTCAACCTATGATGTCAATACAAAAACAGTAGCAGTCACTGCAGGAATGCCTACAAAGAAGCATGCTGATGATATATCCTGTTGA